In Pelosinus sp. UFO1, one genomic interval encodes:
- a CDS encoding TetR/AcrR family transcriptional regulator: MNHPQYETKHSRDLKIKNHIFEVALTIMKEIGYENLTIRKICEVADISTGKFYSHFKSKEDLLDFYYVKTQESIGDIVKENLEGMDIEEQLITFYISLCKFTTDLGLDFCRNFFNPKNKEVNATFHNKVIETTNLYLENAIKNGLVISNGRTPYEVSMDLCVITKGVFFDWSANEGSYDMSEFMDGLLRRCLKGVL; the protein is encoded by the coding sequence ATGAATCATCCACAATATGAAACAAAGCATTCTAGAGACTTAAAAATCAAAAATCATATATTTGAAGTTGCACTGACCATAATGAAAGAGATTGGGTATGAAAATTTAACTATTCGTAAAATTTGTGAAGTTGCTGACATTTCAACAGGTAAGTTTTATAGTCATTTTAAATCAAAAGAAGATTTATTAGATTTTTATTATGTAAAAACTCAAGAATCAATTGGCGATATCGTAAAAGAAAATTTAGAAGGTATGGATATCGAAGAACAGTTGATTACTTTTTATATAAGTCTATGTAAATTTACTACTGATTTAGGGTTAGATTTTTGTAGGAATTTTTTCAATCCAAAAAACAAAGAAGTGAACGCTACATTTCATAATAAGGTAATAGAAACCACCAATTTATATTTAGAAAATGCTATTAAAAATGGCCTTGTCATTTCTAATGGAAGAACTCCATATGAAGTATCAATGGATTTATGTGTAATTACAAAAGGTGTTTTTTTCGATTGGAGTGCTAATGAAGGTAGTTATGATATGTCAGAATTTATGGATGGATTACTT